The following are encoded together in the Rhodothermales bacterium genome:
- a CDS encoding acyltransferase, with translation MSIGRNSAVSSFNHISTGTKDVIIGDNVRIAPNVTVLGGSRDFRSRDVLIVDQGSTNTGLIIGDDVLIGANVVILPGCNIGTGAVVGAGSVVDHEVPPYSIVAGVPAKVIGMRS, from the coding sequence ATCTCCATTGGCCGCAACAGCGCGGTTAGCAGTTTCAACCACATCTCGACCGGGACGAAAGACGTGATCATCGGAGACAACGTTCGAATTGCTCCGAACGTTACGGTGCTTGGGGGAAGCCGCGACTTCCGAAGTCGTGATGTCCTTATCGTCGATCAGGGGTCGACCAACACGGGACTGATAATTGGTGATGACGTCCTGATCGGTGCCAACGTGGTCATTCTTCCCGGATGCAACATCGGAACAGGAGCCGTTGTGGGGGCAGGCAGCGTTGTAGACCATGAAGTACCGCCGTATTCCATCGTGGCGGGAGTGCCGGCGAAAGTCATAGGCATGCGTTCTTGA